The following coding sequences are from one Vibrio syngnathi window:
- a CDS encoding lytic transglycosylase F, giving the protein MDVSRLLLFIWISLFSQLSFALELSPLSNKPYMGDLDVLKTKGTVRVLVSADLGFYYIEDGKPKGIVAEMLYHFEKSLRKKHPYLNVQIIPVQRDDLLPSLESGYGDVAVANLTVTDKRLRTIDFSDPMIKDGKELIITDKNSKSITEIKQLSGKEVWIRASSSYFESVQRVNKELNALGLPPLHVHFIEESLQDYELIELVNQGYIQGTVLDSHKAKLWLDVMENIQVHTELPLRENGQIAWALRKDSPQLKKEINKYVKTARTGTLLGNVIYNKYIDNTRWLGRALNPNKVDRVAKLADVFEKYSNEYEFDPLMMSAQGFQESGLDQSRVSHRGAIGVMQVLPSTAKDKNVNIKNIHKVDNNIHAGVKYMRFIKDRYFDDPAISPDNQIYFTLASYNAGPAKIRKMRNIAKKKGYNPNIWFKNVEIITRKYVSKEPVTYVANINRYFVIYKQLQAINAIRENGTARLLNTND; this is encoded by the coding sequence GTGGATGTGAGTAGGTTGTTATTATTTATCTGGATATCGCTATTTAGTCAATTGTCCTTTGCATTAGAACTGTCCCCATTAAGCAATAAGCCTTACATGGGTGACTTGGATGTACTCAAAACCAAAGGAACGGTTAGAGTGCTCGTATCTGCCGATCTTGGTTTCTATTACATCGAAGATGGCAAACCAAAAGGCATCGTGGCAGAAATGCTCTACCACTTTGAAAAAAGCCTTCGTAAGAAGCACCCCTACCTCAACGTTCAAATCATCCCCGTGCAACGAGATGATCTGCTTCCCTCTTTAGAATCTGGCTATGGTGATGTCGCTGTCGCTAACCTAACGGTCACCGACAAACGATTACGAACCATCGACTTCTCAGATCCCATGATTAAAGATGGGAAAGAGTTGATAATCACCGACAAGAACTCAAAGTCGATCACCGAAATCAAGCAATTGAGCGGTAAAGAAGTATGGATCCGCGCGAGCTCTAGCTACTTCGAGAGTGTGCAAAGAGTCAACAAAGAGCTTAACGCACTAGGTTTACCACCACTGCATGTCCACTTTATCGAAGAATCATTGCAAGACTACGAACTGATAGAACTGGTTAATCAGGGTTATATACAAGGCACAGTTCTAGATAGCCACAAAGCTAAGCTCTGGCTCGATGTTATGGAAAACATTCAGGTACACACTGAGTTGCCGCTGCGTGAAAATGGTCAAATTGCTTGGGCACTGAGAAAAGACAGCCCTCAGCTAAAGAAAGAGATCAACAAATACGTAAAGACCGCACGAACAGGAACTCTACTTGGGAACGTTATCTATAATAAATACATCGACAACACTCGTTGGTTAGGACGAGCACTCAACCCAAATAAAGTAGACCGAGTGGCAAAACTGGCAGATGTCTTTGAAAAATATTCGAATGAATACGAATTCGACCCTTTGATGATGTCAGCTCAAGGTTTCCAAGAGTCTGGACTTGATCAAAGCAGGGTTTCTCACCGAGGCGCCATCGGTGTAATGCAGGTGTTGCCAAGTACCGCCAAAGACAAAAACGTCAATATAAAAAACATACATAAGGTGGATAACAACATCCATGCTGGTGTGAAATATATGCGCTTTATCAAAGACCGATATTTTGACGATCCAGCGATATCGCCTGACAATCAAATCTACTTCACTTTAGCTTCTTACAATGCAGGCCCCGCTAAGATAAGAAAGATGCGAAACATTGCTAAAAAGAAGGGTTATAACCCAAATATCTGGTTTAAAAACGTCGAAATCATCACTCGTAAATACGTGAGTAAAGAACCCGTAACCTATGTCGCCAACATCAATCGTTACTTCGTAATCTATAAACAATTACAAGCTATCAATGCCATCCGAGAAAATGGTACAGCGAGATTACTGAACACTAACGATTAA
- the hpf gene encoding ribosome hibernation-promoting factor, HPF/YfiA family: MKMNITGKNIDITSAIRDHIESKFKKLDKWQVDIIGCQASFSEEPNKKKKFEAVLTVPKGQLVASSIHDDLYVAINEVEQKLERQLNKLRHKPEARRAERPEIEELEAEVEVEVEVE, translated from the coding sequence ATGAAAATGAACATCACTGGTAAAAATATCGACATTACCTCTGCAATCCGTGATCACATAGAAAGCAAATTTAAGAAGCTGGATAAATGGCAAGTAGACATCATTGGTTGCCAAGCGAGCTTTAGCGAAGAACCAAATAAAAAGAAAAAATTTGAAGCCGTTCTAACGGTACCAAAAGGCCAACTTGTTGCTTCATCAATTCATGACGACCTCTACGTAGCTATCAACGAAGTAGAACAAAAACTAGAGCGTCAACTCAACAAGCTGCGCCATAAACCAGAAGCGCGCCGCGCTGAAAGGCCTGAAATCGAAGAGCTAGAAGCTGAAGTAGAAGTAGAAGTAGAAGTAGAATAA
- the pheA gene encoding prephenate dehydratase codes for MTDRTISLDDIRLRLNDLDDELLKLLSERRKLSIEVAKSKVETSKPVRDAVREQQLLVKLINNGKDKYELDAQYITKLFHTIIEDSVLLQQSYLQNLANPQSRKPLARVAFLGSKGSYSHLASREYFSRKNMELIELNCNHFKEVASTVESGHADYGVLPIENTSSGSINEVYDLLQHTTLYIVGELSQPIEHCLVAKNDIRLEDIKTLYSHPQPHQQCSEFLSRLKDVSLESCASTADAMKKVKDLDGDDVAAIGNASSGKLYGLQPIQGNIANQTENHTRFIVVARKPVEVSTQIPAKTTLIMSTSQEAGSLVETLLILQRLGINMTKLESRPIMGNPWEEMFYVDLEAHLDSDNMQQAITELTAITRHLKVLGCYPSENIKATQVKLS; via the coding sequence ATGACTGACCGAACAATTTCACTAGATGATATCCGCCTTCGTCTCAATGATTTAGACGACGAACTCCTAAAATTACTTTCAGAGCGTCGTAAGCTGAGTATCGAAGTCGCTAAAAGCAAGGTAGAAACATCAAAACCCGTTCGTGATGCAGTACGAGAGCAACAACTACTAGTCAAATTGATCAACAACGGAAAAGACAAGTACGAATTGGATGCTCAGTACATTACTAAGCTGTTTCACACCATCATCGAAGATTCCGTTTTACTGCAGCAGTCATACTTACAAAACCTAGCGAATCCGCAAAGCCGTAAACCACTAGCTCGCGTTGCATTCTTAGGTTCTAAGGGATCGTATTCTCACCTTGCGAGCCGTGAATACTTCAGCCGCAAGAATATGGAATTGATTGAGCTGAACTGTAATCACTTCAAAGAAGTCGCATCGACTGTAGAATCGGGCCATGCCGACTATGGTGTACTGCCGATTGAGAACACCAGTTCAGGGTCAATTAACGAAGTCTACGATCTGCTACAACACACAACGCTTTACATCGTTGGTGAACTTTCTCAACCGATTGAACACTGCCTTGTCGCGAAAAATGATATTCGTTTAGAAGACATCAAAACCCTCTATTCACACCCACAACCTCATCAACAATGCAGTGAGTTTTTAAGCCGCCTTAAAGATGTCAGCCTTGAATCTTGTGCAAGCACAGCTGATGCCATGAAAAAGGTAAAAGATCTAGACGGTGATGATGTGGCAGCGATTGGTAATGCATCGAGCGGCAAACTTTATGGACTTCAACCAATCCAAGGCAACATTGCAAATCAAACTGAGAACCACACTCGTTTCATCGTGGTCGCTCGTAAGCCTGTTGAAGTATCGACTCAGATCCCAGCTAAGACGACACTCATCATGTCGACTTCTCAAGAAGCCGGTTCTTTGGTTGAAACACTGCTGATTCTGCAACGCTTAGGTATTAACATGACCAAGCTGGAATCTCGTCCTATCATGGGTAACCCTTGGGAAGAGATGTTCTATGTGGATTTAGAAGCACACTTAGATTCAGATAATATGCAGCAAGCGATAACGGAACTAACAGCCATAACTCGTCACCTAAAAGTGTTAGGTTGTTACCCAAGTGAGAACATTAAGGCGACTCAGGTTAAGTTGTCTTAG